One genomic region from Candidatus Binataceae bacterium encodes:
- a CDS encoding DUF6306 domain-containing protein, producing MDKALEDALNLLLESERSGAKALAQLVDEINLDELRKFLSGSRDVERRNAEELEALIRTNGGTPSANVGPFAGKVAALKTLRERLALLSRGQEWAARKTEVALALAPESGPIHDYLTAMANRHRAEVEWGRAEVIKLLGVNG from the coding sequence GTGGACAAGGCTCTCGAAGATGCGCTCAATCTGCTGCTCGAGTCCGAGCGCTCGGGCGCCAAGGCGCTGGCGCAGTTGGTCGATGAGATCAATCTCGATGAGCTGCGCAAATTCCTCAGCGGCTCGCGCGATGTCGAGCGGCGCAACGCCGAGGAACTCGAGGCGCTGATCCGCACCAACGGCGGCACGCCGTCCGCCAACGTCGGTCCATTCGCAGGAAAAGTCGCCGCACTCAAAACGCTGCGCGAGCGCCTCGCGCTGCTATCGCGCGGCCAGGAATGGGCCGCACGCAAGACCGAGGTCGCCCTCGCGCTCGCGCCGGAATCAGGTCCGATCCACGACTACCTGACCGCGATGGCCAACCGTCATCGCGCCGAAGTCGAATGGGGCCGCGCCGAAGTAATCAAACTCCTCGGCGTGAATGGCTGA
- a CDS encoding carboxymuconolactone decarboxylase family protein, translating to MGRLKQVSLAEATPEIKELYNQFFHGRDPVGEPGTDTGTPGDYWTTFALVPDLLFQARNSLMALMQPGRKLPAQLRELAIIRTGIVGESKFEYSQHLKVGRMVGVAADKLAAVKSWALSDKFTPAERAVMQATDELVGRNLIEDDTFAALKQHLGDDQIMELVYVIGLWRMHGMIVRALHLEFDNDTTARMAEVPAPAPKK from the coding sequence ATGGGACGACTCAAGCAGGTGAGCCTCGCCGAGGCGACGCCCGAGATCAAAGAACTCTACAATCAGTTTTTCCACGGCCGCGATCCGGTCGGTGAGCCCGGCACCGATACCGGCACGCCCGGCGATTATTGGACCACCTTCGCGCTGGTGCCCGACCTGCTCTTCCAGGCCCGCAACTCGCTGATGGCGTTGATGCAACCGGGGCGCAAACTTCCAGCGCAGCTCCGCGAGCTCGCGATCATCCGCACCGGGATCGTGGGCGAATCGAAGTTCGAGTATTCGCAGCATCTCAAGGTGGGCAGGATGGTCGGCGTCGCGGCCGACAAGCTCGCGGCGGTCAAGTCGTGGGCACTGTCGGACAAGTTCACGCCGGCCGAGCGCGCCGTCATGCAGGCAACCGACGAGCTCGTCGGCCGCAACCTGATCGAGGACGATACCTTCGCCGCGTTGAAGCAGCATCTGGGCGACGATCAGATCATGGAGCTTGTCTATGTGATCGGACTGTGGCGGATGCACGGCATGATCGTGCGCGCGCTGCATCTGGAGTTCGACAACGATACGACCGCGAGGATGGCGGAAGTTCCCGCCCCTGCGCCGAAGAAGTAG
- a CDS encoding helix-turn-helix transcriptional regulator, with protein MTKKRHWFFDSYKYRVRTGIMPEYADGHVIRAHSHPWHQLVYASRGVMTVRTPAGSWVVPTHRGVWVPARIRHSIEMSGAVSLRTLYLLPRLSRSLPDRCRAIAISPLLRELILRIVEMDGLRTGNRAHSHLIDVLIDQLRVMESEAVHLPLPRDLRARRVAARLQENPSDDRALDDLSKSAGASKRTIERLFKSETGMGFGKWRQQMRLGHALRLLAAGQAVTTVALEVGYDSTSAFISAFRGTFGQTPGQYFRAA; from the coding sequence ATGACGAAAAAGCGTCACTGGTTTTTCGACTCCTACAAATACCGGGTTCGCACCGGTATCATGCCTGAATATGCCGATGGGCATGTGATTCGCGCGCATTCGCATCCATGGCATCAGCTGGTTTACGCTTCGCGCGGCGTGATGACGGTGCGGACGCCCGCGGGCTCGTGGGTGGTGCCGACGCATCGCGGGGTATGGGTTCCCGCTCGCATCCGTCACTCAATCGAGATGTCTGGGGCGGTGTCGCTGCGCACGCTTTACCTGCTGCCGAGGCTCAGCCGCTCATTACCCGATCGCTGCCGCGCGATCGCGATCTCGCCGCTCTTGCGCGAACTGATCCTGCGCATTGTCGAGATGGACGGCCTGAGGACCGGCAACCGGGCGCACTCGCATCTTATCGATGTGCTGATCGATCAACTCCGGGTCATGGAATCCGAGGCCGTTCATCTGCCGCTACCGCGCGATTTGCGGGCCAGGCGCGTCGCGGCGCGGTTGCAGGAAAATCCGTCGGATGATCGCGCGCTCGATGATCTGTCGAAATCGGCGGGCGCCAGCAAGCGCACCATCGAGCGGCTGTTCAAATCTGAAACGGGAATGGGTTTCGGCAAATGGCGCCAGCAGATGCGGCTGGGTCACGCGCTCAGGCTGCTCGCCGCGGGTCAGGCCGTTACGACGGTCGCACTCGAAGTCGGATACGACAGCACGAGCGCGTTCATCTCGGCTTTTCGCGGGACCTTCGGCCAGACGCCCGGGCAATATTTCCGCGCCGCATAA
- a CDS encoding VOC family protein — protein sequence MLADKEVMSFVATAQPDKAKAFYGDVLGLKLVEDAWHAIIFKIGDRRLHIQKLKEFTPQQFTVLGWSVPDIKAVAAELAQRGVKFERHPGMEQDAEGIWTTPDGAGKVCWFKDPEGNTLSLTEFAKP from the coding sequence ATGCTCGCCGACAAGGAAGTCATGTCATTCGTGGCGACCGCGCAACCTGATAAAGCCAAGGCATTCTATGGCGATGTCCTCGGTCTGAAACTGGTCGAAGACGCGTGGCATGCGATCATTTTCAAGATCGGAGACCGGCGGCTGCATATCCAGAAGCTGAAGGAATTTACGCCGCAACAATTCACGGTGCTCGGATGGTCGGTGCCGGACATCAAGGCCGTCGCTGCGGAACTCGCGCAGAGAGGCGTCAAGTTCGAGCGCCATCCCGGCATGGAGCAGGACGCCGAAGGCATCTGGACGACGCCCGACGGCGCCGGCAAGGTCTGCTGGTTCAAGGACCCGGAAGGCAACACGCTGTCACTGACGGAGTTCGCGAAGCCATAG
- a CDS encoding tyrosine-type recombinase/integrase yields MGVWVSVLRLSGCFQSTAFKIAAQRVLEDKRCRCAANTGELYKYALKPMIVAFGSKLVCDISPEDIRAYQTRRLETGVSARTVNIEVGALRTVLKTHRLWAPMADAVEMLRERKDVGRALSYGEEKKLIEAAGKSRSPALLPLLSITLDTGLRAAEIRALQKKDLSLVWKNGTIESGFITVTKSKTEAGTGRTIPLSRRACGALTLWLSRFSQSDPETFVFPRHSIGFTGYQRKPHVHGLRFDEPIGQWKKAWKDACVTAGVRCRWHDLQHTFITRLAEKP; encoded by the coding sequence ATGGGTGTGTGGGTTTCTGTGCTGCGGTTGTCCGGCTGCTTTCAAAGTACTGCTTTTAAAATCGCGGCGCAGCGTGTACTCGAAGACAAGCGATGTCGGTGCGCAGCGAATACCGGCGAACTCTACAAGTACGCGCTGAAGCCGATGATCGTGGCATTTGGGAGCAAGCTCGTCTGCGACATCTCGCCGGAAGATATTCGCGCGTATCAGACCAGGCGTTTGGAAACCGGAGTATCAGCCAGAACCGTAAACATCGAAGTCGGGGCCCTACGTACGGTTCTGAAAACCCATCGGCTCTGGGCCCCGATGGCGGATGCTGTCGAAATGCTTCGCGAGCGGAAGGATGTGGGCCGCGCGCTCAGCTATGGCGAAGAGAAGAAGCTGATCGAAGCAGCAGGAAAAAGTAGATCACCCGCGCTGCTGCCGTTGCTCTCGATCACTTTAGATACAGGACTTCGCGCCGCCGAGATTCGCGCGCTGCAGAAAAAGGATCTCAGTCTCGTCTGGAAGAACGGCACAATCGAATCCGGGTTCATCACGGTAACAAAATCCAAGACTGAAGCCGGTACCGGAAGAACGATTCCGCTCAGCCGTCGCGCTTGCGGTGCTCTCACTCTCTGGCTGTCGCGATTTTCTCAAAGCGATCCTGAGACGTTTGTGTTTCCACGTCATTCAATCGGGTTCACAGGTTACCAACGAAAACCCCATGTGCACGGCCTTCGCTTCGACGAACCGATAGGCCAATGGAAAAAGGCTTGGAAGGACGCGTGCGTGACAGCAGGCGTGCGTTGCCGATGGCACGACCTTCAGCATACGTTCATCACGCGTCTCGCTGAGAAACCGTAG
- a CDS encoding choice-of-anchor Q domain-containing protein produces MNRVINERPRFRISRVGLALGFLSVFVAGRPWLACANVITVNNASDANIPGLCNLRQAIYSHNESTSAPLSSCGAGDRSANDTIVLDIIGNTIDIGRPLEPIEGGTEGAGVEIKPKPANVCYNLRQATYFTIDGGATLTLTGISVVVNGAEFRSVIGTIGGTLTIQPNGTSGPCLFSNQNGRDRRPINGGILYLSLGTATINANLENGSADNFGGAIYLQNKSTATITGGAFNGNTARNGGAIYVGGGATLNIKSSNFTINNNSATSAGGAIYSEGGNVSIQRDPGQSLGNVQIASNGALFNGGGIFADGGKLSIDGIQFLGNAAPGFPNLIPGDGGAIELSDFSKTNSASITRTYFRGNLATGKGGSIYATGGSPLTLSGDTFLNNLSNAGGIYADKQAALGIINSTFLGTSKVPDGIKLDSGTADVTFSTILSSTLSGPGAGFSLSSSVLRDVTCTNITDDLNNLRNPSSPSCPGTNNTSNPTLGLDTALKDNGGFTPTIMLLTGSPAIDAIPVGDCADLSGENPLTSDQRDASRPDPTHPSLCDTGAVESESKATSGLLPPGTPLN; encoded by the coding sequence ATGAACCGAGTTATAAATGAGCGCCCTCGCTTCAGAATTTCGCGCGTGGGCTTAGCGCTTGGCTTCTTGTCCGTGTTCGTTGCGGGGCGACCGTGGCTCGCCTGCGCCAATGTTATCACCGTGAATAATGCGTCGGATGCGAACATCCCGGGTCTTTGCAACCTTCGGCAGGCGATCTACTCCCACAACGAGTCAACCTCGGCCCCCCTCTCAAGTTGCGGCGCCGGCGACCGCTCTGCGAACGATACGATTGTCCTCGATATCATCGGCAATACCATTGACATCGGCAGACCGCTGGAACCGATCGAAGGAGGCACCGAGGGAGCTGGCGTTGAAATCAAACCTAAGCCGGCAAATGTCTGCTACAACCTGCGGCAGGCGACATACTTCACAATAGACGGTGGAGCGACACTGACGCTCACTGGTATAAGCGTCGTGGTCAATGGCGCCGAGTTCAGGAGCGTAATCGGAACCATCGGCGGCACTTTGACGATACAGCCCAACGGCACTTCCGGACCATGCCTTTTTTCCAACCAAAACGGTAGAGATCGCAGGCCGATCAACGGTGGAATTCTATACCTCTCATTAGGCACTGCCACTATCAACGCGAACTTGGAAAACGGTTCAGCGGACAATTTTGGCGGTGCAATTTACCTTCAAAACAAGAGTACCGCCACTATCACTGGCGGCGCGTTCAATGGCAATACCGCGCGCAATGGCGGCGCGATATACGTCGGCGGGGGCGCGACTCTGAACATCAAGTCGAGCAACTTCACAATTAACAACAACAGCGCCACGAGCGCGGGCGGCGCGATCTATAGTGAGGGCGGCAATGTTTCCATCCAACGCGACCCCGGCCAATCACTGGGTAATGTTCAGATTGCATCGAACGGAGCACTGTTTAACGGCGGCGGAATCTTTGCCGATGGCGGTAAACTGAGCATCGACGGCATTCAATTCCTTGGCAATGCGGCGCCCGGTTTTCCGAACCTTATCCCCGGAGACGGGGGTGCGATTGAACTCTCCGACTTCTCCAAGACGAACTCCGCTTCGATCACGCGCACCTATTTTCGCGGCAACCTCGCCACCGGAAAGGGCGGATCGATCTACGCGACAGGAGGTTCGCCGTTGACGCTGTCCGGCGATACCTTCTTGAACAACCTGAGTAACGCCGGTGGAATTTACGCCGATAAACAGGCCGCTCTCGGCATTATCAATAGTACATTCCTCGGAACTTCCAAGGTGCCGGATGGAATCAAGCTCGATTCCGGCACCGCAGATGTCACCTTTTCCACCATACTATCTTCCACTCTCAGCGGACCTGGGGCTGGATTTAGTCTGAGCAGCAGCGTGTTGCGCGATGTGACCTGCACCAACATTACGGACGACCTCAACAATCTCCGGAACCCTTCAAGTCCATCCTGCCCAGGCACCAACAACACCAGCAACCCGACCCTAGGTTTGGACACCGCGCTGAAGGACAATGGTGGCTTCACCCCGACTATCATGTTGCTCACAGGCAGTCCGGCGATCGATGCGATCCCGGTTGGCGACTGCGCGGACCTGTCGGGCGAAAATCCACTGACCAGCGATCAGCGCGATGCGAGCCGTCCTGATCCGACGCACCCCAGTCTTTGTGATACCGGTGCGGTCGAGTCTGAATCCAAGGCTACTTCAGGGCTACTCCCGCCCGGTACCCCGTTGAACTGA
- a CDS encoding DUF1254 domain-containing protein, translating into MAEFRTGPEDAAMKENSATSRPGFGVRTLALALLLAALGGTRASAQQAAAPLSTDEASAIATDAYVYGYSLITTEVTRVQFSNVPKSEGLHAPMGQFVNVKRYPPANFRGVSAPNADTLYSIAWLDLAEPQVFSHPDMGKRFYLFEMTDLWMTDFETPGTRTAGGDAARYLITGPGWNGTVPAGLKQIKCATRYMVILGRTYANGTEKDYKTVNALQAQYKIVPLSAYGKPYTYQAPPVNPNPGFSMTDAPQKVINAMDISTYFNLMAKLMSEAAPPAPEDAPMLARMAKIGLVPGQAFDISKLDPAVQAVLTDANKSAMKFIEKNKDSMGATVNGWVIAKDLGIYGTNYTKRAVVAAYGWPANRQEDAIYPYTFVDSTGAKLTGAKKYTLSFAKGETPPVDGFWSITMYEVDNGWWFVPNPLNKFTVSPRNNLKYNPDGSLTLYFQTESPGKDKEANWLPAPTGDFIPMLRMYWPKESAPSILDGTWKPPAVKQAS; encoded by the coding sequence ATGGCTGAGTTCAGGACAGGTCCGGAGGATGCCGCAATGAAAGAGAATTCCGCTACATCAAGACCTGGCTTCGGCGTCAGAACTCTGGCGCTCGCGCTCCTCTTAGCTGCGCTTGGCGGAACGCGCGCCTCGGCGCAGCAAGCTGCGGCTCCTCTCAGCACAGATGAAGCATCAGCGATCGCGACCGACGCATACGTCTACGGCTACTCTTTGATCACCACCGAAGTGACGCGGGTGCAGTTCAGCAACGTTCCCAAGTCCGAGGGTCTGCACGCGCCGATGGGGCAGTTTGTCAACGTCAAACGCTATCCGCCGGCTAATTTCCGTGGAGTCTCAGCGCCCAACGCCGACACGCTGTACTCGATCGCCTGGCTCGATCTGGCAGAGCCGCAGGTGTTCAGCCATCCGGATATGGGCAAGCGGTTTTACCTGTTTGAGATGACCGATCTATGGATGACGGATTTCGAGACGCCAGGCACCCGCACCGCGGGCGGCGATGCCGCCCGTTATCTGATCACCGGCCCGGGCTGGAATGGTACGGTCCCGGCCGGTCTCAAACAAATCAAATGCGCGACTCGTTACATGGTCATTTTGGGACGGACCTACGCCAACGGCACCGAGAAGGATTACAAGACGGTCAATGCCTTGCAAGCGCAATACAAGATCGTTCCATTGAGCGCTTACGGAAAGCCCTACACCTACCAGGCACCGCCGGTGAACCCCAATCCGGGCTTCAGCATGACGGACGCGCCGCAGAAAGTGATCAACGCGATGGACATATCAACCTACTTCAACCTGATGGCGAAGCTGATGAGCGAAGCAGCTCCTCCAGCCCCGGAAGACGCGCCGATGCTTGCTCGGATGGCGAAGATAGGCTTGGTACCGGGACAGGCATTCGATATTTCCAAGCTCGATCCTGCAGTACAAGCGGTTCTGACGGATGCCAACAAGTCCGCCATGAAGTTCATTGAAAAAAACAAGGACAGCATGGGCGCCACGGTGAACGGCTGGGTGATAGCAAAAGATCTCGGCATCTACGGGACGAACTACACCAAGCGAGCAGTAGTTGCCGCCTACGGCTGGCCGGCCAACCGGCAGGAGGATGCCATCTATCCCTACACCTTCGTGGACAGTACGGGAGCAAAGCTCACCGGCGCGAAGAAGTACACGCTGAGCTTCGCCAAGGGCGAGACGCCGCCGGTGGACGGTTTCTGGTCGATCACGATGTACGAGGTCGACAATGGCTGGTGGTTCGTGCCAAACCCGCTTAACAAGTTCACCGTCAGCCCGCGCAACAATCTGAAGTATAACCCTGACGGCTCGCTGACGCTCTACTTCCAGACCGAATCGCCCGGCAAGGACAAGGAAGCAAACTGGCTACCGGCTCCGACCGGTGACTTCATCCCTATGTTGCGAATGTACTGGCCGAAGGAATCTGCGCCTTCCATTTTGGATGGCACTTGGAAACCTCCTGCAGTGAAGCAGGCTTCGTAG
- a CDS encoding 4-oxalocrotonate tautomerase family protein, which produces MPLINVKVIEGVFTDAQKSEMVRKLTDTMVSIEGENMRPVTWVIVEEVKSGDWGIAGKPLTTSDVKALAAGKAR; this is translated from the coding sequence ATGCCACTAATCAATGTCAAGGTGATCGAGGGAGTATTCACCGACGCCCAGAAAAGCGAGATGGTCCGCAAACTTACCGACACAATGGTTTCAATCGAAGGTGAAAACATGCGTCCCGTCACTTGGGTGATAGTAGAAGAAGTCAAAAGCGGAGATTGGGGTATCGCGGGGAAACCCCTCACGACGAGCGATGTAAAAGCTCTGGCCGCAGGCAAGGCGCGCTAA